TGACCGCGGGAGCCCGACGCCACTTCGGGATCCCGTTGAACGGATCGGGGCGCCATCTCGTAGAGCAGTCGCGGAGCCGGGGCGGCTCCCGTTCGGCGACGGCACCGGCGAACCCGGGTGGCCTGGCAGGGCCCGTCGTCGACGGACGCGGGGGCCGAGGGTCCGCATCACCCTCGGCCCCCGGCCCGCGCCGGTATTTCCGTGGAGAACCCACGCCGGGTGCGCCCATACTGCCGCGCGTGCACCCGTCCCGCAGCAAAGCCGACCTCCTGGCGGCCGTCCAGTCCGGCGAACGCCCCCGCTTCCTGTTCTTCTGGAACCAGAACACGCCGGGCACCACCGTGCACAAGGGCTGCCTGAGCCAGTGGTACCCGTCCCCGTTCACCGCGGAGGGCCACACCTTCGCCACCGCCGAGCACTACATGATGTGGCGCAAGGCGGTCCTGTTCGACGACGCCGACACGGCGAACCGCATCCTGGCCGCCGGGCACCCGCGCGCGGCCAAGGACCTGGGCCGGCGGGTGCGGGGGTTCGACCAGGGGACGTGGGAGGCGGAGCGGTTCGGCATCGTGGCCGAGGGCAGCACGCTCAAGTTCGCCTCGACCCCGGCGCTGCGCGAGTACCTGCTGGGGACGGGCGCGCGGGTGCTGGTCGAGGCGAGCCCGCTGGACCGGGTGTGGGGCATCGGCCTGACCGAGGACGACCCGCGCGCCGCCGACCCCGGCCAGTGGCCCGGCGAGAACCTGCTCGGCTTCGCCCTGCACGAAGCCCGCGCCCGCCTGCACCGCCCGACGGCGGCGTCCCTGCTCAGGAGGACGTGACGGCCAGCGGGCGCCGGCCGCCCTTCACCCACACCAGCGACCCCGGCTTGCGGGCCTCGCGGCGGATCTTGAGCAGGCCGAGCTTGTAGGTCAGCCCCTTGTACGCCGCGCCGACGCGTCCGCCGACGTAGAAGTCGATCGGCGTGTCGTCCTTGCGGGAGAACTGGCGGATCGCGGTGCGCTGCCCGAGGCTGACGCACGACCCCACGGAGGCCACGTCGAGCGGTTTCGGCGTGGTGCCCGCGATGCGGCTGAGCACCGTGTCGGCGGCCAGCGCGCC
This DNA window, taken from Saccharothrix variisporea, encodes the following:
- a CDS encoding NADAR family protein; its protein translation is MHPSRSKADLLAAVQSGERPRFLFFWNQNTPGTTVHKGCLSQWYPSPFTAEGHTFATAEHYMMWRKAVLFDDADTANRILAAGHPRAAKDLGRRVRGFDQGTWEAERFGIVAEGSTLKFASTPALREYLLGTGARVLVEASPLDRVWGIGLTEDDPRAADPGQWPGENLLGFALHEARARLHRPTAASLLRRT